From one Pontibacillus sp. HMF3514 genomic stretch:
- a CDS encoding GH1 family beta-glucosidase, with protein MTTIEFPRDLKWGAATAAYQIEGAANKDGRAPSIWDTFSHTPGNVKNGDNGDEACDSYHRYEEDVQYLNDLGVDVYRFSISWPRVMPKGTGELNPEGVKYYRNLIQELLDHDIEPIITLYHWDLPQTLQEHGGWEVRSTTDAFKEYAVAMFKEFGNVVKKWITINEPWCASFLSNYLGIHAPGKQDLQASINVSHHLLLAHGKSVKAFREIVPDGEIGYAPNADWLEPYSQQQEDIDACERDMQWKIEWFMDPVFKGEYPQLLQDIFAKHNGYLHIEDGDMELISQPIDFMGINYYSGSVARYKEGNGMFEVEPIWVDYQKTDIGWPVYADGFYKLLTHLQQKYGDVPIYITENGACYNHEIEDGVVNDEERIDYLKQHLTALHRAIKSGVPIKGYILWSLLDNFEWAEGYSKRFGIIHVNYRTFERTKKESFYWYQKAVQNNWFEI; from the coding sequence ATGACAACAATAGAGTTTCCGCGGGATTTAAAATGGGGAGCTGCAACAGCTGCGTATCAAATTGAAGGGGCAGCCAATAAAGACGGCAGAGCACCTTCTATTTGGGATACCTTTTCACACACACCCGGCAATGTAAAAAATGGTGATAATGGGGACGAAGCTTGTGATAGTTATCACCGTTATGAAGAAGATGTTCAATACTTAAATGATTTAGGGGTAGATGTATATCGATTCTCGATCTCCTGGCCAAGAGTCATGCCTAAAGGAACAGGTGAGTTAAATCCAGAAGGTGTAAAGTATTATCGAAACTTGATTCAAGAGTTATTAGATCATGACATCGAGCCGATTATTACTCTATATCATTGGGATCTACCGCAAACCTTGCAAGAACATGGTGGTTGGGAGGTCCGCAGTACGACAGATGCTTTTAAAGAATATGCAGTAGCTATGTTCAAAGAGTTCGGTAATGTCGTTAAGAAATGGATCACGATTAATGAACCTTGGTGTGCCTCTTTTCTATCAAACTATTTAGGCATACATGCTCCAGGGAAGCAGGACCTACAAGCTTCCATTAATGTATCTCACCATTTATTATTAGCTCATGGGAAATCCGTAAAAGCGTTTCGTGAAATCGTACCAGATGGAGAAATTGGGTATGCACCAAATGCGGACTGGCTAGAACCTTATAGCCAACAGCAAGAAGACATTGATGCATGTGAACGAGATATGCAATGGAAGATCGAGTGGTTTATGGATCCAGTCTTCAAAGGAGAATATCCTCAATTACTTCAAGATATTTTCGCAAAACATAATGGTTATCTACACATAGAAGATGGAGACATGGAGTTAATCTCTCAACCGATTGATTTCATGGGAATCAACTATTATTCAGGTAGTGTGGCCCGATATAAAGAGGGAAATGGAATGTTTGAAGTAGAGCCGATTTGGGTTGATTATCAAAAGACTGACATTGGCTGGCCCGTTTATGCTGATGGGTTTTATAAATTACTAACACATCTTCAGCAAAAATATGGCGATGTTCCAATCTATATCACGGAAAATGGCGCTTGTTATAATCATGAGATAGAAGATGGCGTTGTGAATGATGAGGAAAGAATTGATTATTTGAAGCAGCATTTAACCGCACTTCATCGCGCGATTAAATCAGGTGTTCCGATTAAAGGGTATATCCTTTGGTCACTTCTGGATAACTTTGAATGGGCAGAAGGGTATAGCAAACGATTCGGCATTATTCATGTGAACTACCGTACGTTTGAACGTACGAAGAAGGAAAGCTTTTATTGGTATCAGAAGGCTGTTCAAAATAACTGGTTTGAAATATAG
- a CDS encoding histidine phosphatase family protein, protein MEILLIRHGESEADLLNVHEGRADFSLTDLGHQQARAMAHRVSSEFPRDIIWSSTLKRARETASYLAEHTGCEVNKEADLREFNNGVFAGVDFEEAKKLPLPEHPHERVQDGESFIEFRMRIEMIFSKIIATSTQNRVAIVAHGRVINNILQSFLKNPITKDYWFKTWDTGMHLVEITERDRVIHFLNDRKHLDSLN, encoded by the coding sequence GTGGAAATTTTACTAATCCGACATGGTGAATCAGAAGCGGACCTCCTAAACGTTCATGAGGGTAGAGCTGACTTTTCCCTAACTGATTTAGGACATCAGCAAGCAAGGGCTATGGCTCATAGAGTAAGCTCTGAGTTTCCACGAGATATCATATGGTCGAGTACGTTAAAGAGGGCGAGGGAAACAGCATCCTACCTTGCTGAACATACTGGATGTGAAGTGAACAAGGAAGCTGACTTAAGAGAGTTCAACAATGGAGTCTTTGCAGGTGTTGATTTTGAAGAAGCTAAAAAACTCCCATTGCCAGAGCATCCTCATGAGAGAGTCCAAGATGGCGAGTCGTTTATTGAATTTAGAATGAGAATTGAAATGATCTTCTCTAAAATCATTGCTACTTCAACTCAAAATCGTGTAGCCATAGTTGCTCACGGTAGAGTGATTAATAATATTCTACAGTCTTTTCTTAAGAATCCTATAACAAAAGACTATTGGTTTAAGACTTGGGATACGGGAATGCATTTAGTTGAGATTACGGAGAGAGATCGAGTTATCCATTTTTTGAATGATAGAAAGCATTTAGATTCATTGAATTAA
- a CDS encoding SDR family NAD(P)-dependent oxidoreductase, with product MKKLQGEVVIITGSTKGIGRSIAKALAEEGAAVVVNGRSQEAVEDVMNEIESNGGFVVGVSGSVTDENTGQNLVDKAVQTFGRVTCLINNAGNVRDRMSYKMNVEDFKDVLDVHVNGAFQCTLPFIQKLREQGEGGMLLNMTSSAGLTGNIGQVNYSAAKAGLVGMTWTLAAELKKDRIQVNAIAPAALTDMTRPHIEKAEQKAKERGEELASYWEVGAPEDVARFVVDILEEPNLEKSGEIYSVNGDHRGVWHPPQHEPIPRNK from the coding sequence ATGAAAAAGCTTCAGGGTGAGGTCGTCATTATAACGGGCTCAACAAAAGGAATTGGCCGAAGCATCGCAAAAGCATTAGCAGAAGAGGGAGCAGCGGTGGTCGTAAATGGTCGGTCACAAGAAGCGGTTGAAGATGTCATGAATGAGATTGAGTCAAATGGTGGATTTGTTGTGGGGGTGTCAGGTTCCGTTACAGATGAAAATACGGGGCAAAACCTTGTAGACAAAGCCGTTCAAACGTTTGGACGTGTCACTTGCCTCATAAACAACGCTGGTAACGTTCGAGATCGCATGTCCTACAAAATGAACGTTGAAGACTTTAAGGACGTTCTGGATGTTCATGTCAATGGAGCGTTTCAGTGCACATTACCCTTCATCCAAAAACTACGTGAGCAAGGAGAGGGCGGCATGCTTTTAAATATGACATCCTCGGCTGGACTCACAGGAAATATCGGACAGGTCAACTATAGTGCAGCGAAAGCAGGGTTAGTAGGAATGACCTGGACACTAGCAGCTGAGTTGAAAAAAGACCGCATCCAAGTGAATGCCATTGCACCAGCAGCCCTCACAGATATGACACGCCCTCACATTGAAAAGGCGGAACAAAAAGCAAAAGAACGAGGGGAGGAGCTAGCATCTTATTGGGAGGTAGGGGCGCCTGAAGATGTCGCTAGGTTTGTGGTAGACATTTTGGAAGAGCCTAATCTCGAGAAAAGTGGAGAGATCTATTCTGTAAATGGCGATCATAGAGGGGTATGGCACCCACCTCAACATGAGCCTATCCCTCGAAATAAATAG
- a CDS encoding STAS domain-containing protein yields the protein MSSSKLDHLQPITDYILDQKEELVHQLPSHKEEGERIINDLMPWRYRLIEVYANSILLGPDASSEELEKWGRNVSGKLVELGLPLDIALQEISHYRNLIGDIIKEEAKVQGLLLDDFYYLFSKFNQVVDRAVHLVSQSYMEEYQDNIKKAQYSINELSVPLVKITNDLGVIPLIGEIDTKRAQTLLNNALEQGDKQNLETIVIDLSGVHVIDTMVAHQIFKVIDALKVIGIRAVISGIRPDISQTMTNLGISMKHVDTFSSLHIALERVARFKNNN from the coding sequence ATGTCTTCGTCAAAACTAGACCATTTGCAGCCTATTACAGATTACATCCTTGATCAAAAAGAAGAATTAGTTCATCAATTGCCTTCTCATAAGGAAGAAGGGGAGAGAATCATCAACGATTTGATGCCATGGCGTTATCGTTTGATCGAAGTGTATGCCAATTCGATTCTATTAGGACCAGATGCTTCAAGTGAAGAACTGGAAAAATGGGGGCGAAATGTCTCTGGAAAATTGGTTGAACTAGGACTACCTTTGGATATTGCCCTTCAAGAAATTAGCCATTATCGAAACCTAATAGGTGATATTATTAAAGAAGAAGCAAAAGTTCAAGGTTTGTTGCTTGATGATTTTTATTATCTTTTTTCTAAATTTAATCAAGTTGTAGATCGAGCCGTTCACCTAGTTAGTCAATCTTATATGGAAGAATATCAAGATAACATAAAAAAAGCGCAGTATTCGATAAATGAATTGTCTGTACCGCTTGTTAAGATAACAAATGATCTTGGTGTCATTCCACTCATTGGAGAAATCGATACGAAACGTGCACAGACATTATTGAATAATGCCTTGGAACAAGGTGATAAACAAAATTTAGAGACCATTGTCATCGATTTATCAGGTGTGCACGTCATTGATACGATGGTAGCTCACCAGATCTTTAAAGTAATTGATGCTTTAAAAGTGATTGGGATTCGTGCTGTAATCAGTGGGATTCGCCCTGATATTAGCCAAACAATGACCAATTTAGGGATCAGTATGAAACACGTGGATACATTTAGCAGTCTTCATATAGCCCTGGAACGAGTTGCCCGTTTTAAGAATAATAATTAA
- a CDS encoding ABC transporter substrate-binding protein: MKKMYVLFALLLSFSVLLFGCSEEEATGEGGGEKVELDFWVFGATNYEDLAEEYQKDNPNVTINVRKSELGDHHNSLFTAISSGTGAPDLTMIEIDQLDRFREAQSRFTNLYDLGAEEVQDKYLDWKWNIAENGSGDFLFGLPTDIGPKAMYYHTEVFEDAGLPTEPDQVSEMISTPAEFKEAASTVLAETGKPMVDSMEMAFRANMDALKVSYFNRDGDLLIEEEDNKVKDAYDFAVELHQEGYVGEYEMWTPEWANALNKGQFAVEMAPAWLKGYMTENAKEAKGKWRVTTLPDQFAGNWGGSYIAIPNETKQSKEAYKFAKWLVSPENQLKSFVDSGLFPSAPSVYEKEEFKQNSDEYFGGQNTAEIFAEAAQDIPAVYKGPKYVTVNNEMLTALQNVRDGGDPEKEWDAAVKRIKDVLKR; encoded by the coding sequence ATGAAGAAAATGTATGTGTTATTTGCTTTGCTTCTGAGCTTTAGTGTGCTTCTATTTGGTTGTAGTGAAGAGGAAGCTACAGGAGAAGGCGGCGGAGAGAAGGTTGAACTGGATTTTTGGGTATTTGGAGCAACGAACTATGAAGATTTAGCAGAAGAATATCAGAAAGACAACCCAAACGTGACGATTAATGTACGTAAATCAGAACTAGGGGATCATCATAATAGCTTATTTACAGCTATTTCCTCTGGAACTGGTGCACCTGACTTAACGATGATTGAAATTGATCAATTGGATCGATTCCGTGAAGCTCAAAGTCGCTTTACAAATTTATATGACTTAGGTGCAGAAGAAGTACAAGACAAATACTTAGATTGGAAATGGAATATCGCAGAAAATGGTTCAGGAGATTTCCTATTTGGACTACCGACGGACATTGGACCTAAAGCGATGTACTATCACACAGAAGTGTTCGAAGATGCTGGTTTACCAACAGAGCCAGATCAAGTGAGTGAAATGATTTCAACTCCAGCTGAATTCAAGGAAGCAGCTTCTACAGTGTTAGCGGAGACGGGCAAGCCTATGGTAGACAGCATGGAGATGGCGTTTCGTGCAAATATGGATGCTTTAAAGGTTAGTTATTTTAACCGTGATGGTGATCTACTAATCGAAGAAGAAGACAACAAAGTTAAAGACGCATACGATTTTGCAGTTGAGTTACATCAAGAAGGTTATGTTGGCGAATATGAAATGTGGACACCTGAATGGGCAAATGCATTAAATAAAGGTCAATTTGCTGTTGAGATGGCTCCTGCATGGTTGAAAGGGTACATGACCGAGAATGCGAAAGAAGCAAAAGGCAAATGGCGTGTTACGACACTTCCTGATCAATTTGCAGGAAACTGGGGTGGCTCCTATATCGCAATCCCTAACGAAACGAAACAGAGTAAAGAAGCATACAAGTTCGCAAAATGGCTTGTAAGTCCTGAGAATCAATTGAAATCGTTTGTGGATAGTGGTCTATTCCCTTCAGCTCCTTCAGTGTACGAGAAGGAAGAGTTCAAACAGAATTCAGATGAATATTTTGGTGGACAAAATACTGCAGAAATTTTTGCTGAAGCAGCACAAGACATTCCAGCTGTTTATAAGGGTCCAAAATATGTAACGGTTAACAATGAAATGTTAACAGCTCTTCAAAATGTGCGCGACGGTGGAGATCCGGAGAAAGAATGGGATGCTGCTGTAAAACGTATCAAGGATGTTCTGAAGAGATAG
- a CDS encoding carbohydrate ABC transporter permease — translation MRKDHKKKFSLGTIPIYAVLIFASLFSLFPFYWMFVMATRPSEAYNSIPPALIPGTKLVENFQKVLDSIPFFQSMWNTILLCTSVTLVVLLISSLAGFAFAKFHFPGKNVLFILILLTMVIPPQLGLIPQYYLVSKLGWLDTLFGAGILYLLNPLGIFLMRQYVSQSVPDELIEAAKLDGCSNFRIYRSIVLPIIKPAFATLGIIVFTLVWGEFLWQFTVLRSPESYTLQVALASLNNAYNVDFGMLLSGVFWATIPLIVIFLMFNRLFISSITEGSIK, via the coding sequence ATGCGAAAAGATCATAAGAAGAAGTTTTCATTAGGGACCATTCCTATTTATGCAGTGTTAATCTTCGCATCTCTTTTTTCATTGTTCCCGTTTTACTGGATGTTTGTTATGGCTACGAGACCAAGTGAAGCCTATAACTCTATTCCACCAGCGCTGATCCCTGGTACAAAACTTGTAGAAAACTTTCAAAAGGTGCTAGATTCGATTCCATTCTTTCAATCGATGTGGAATACGATTCTCCTCTGTACGAGTGTAACGCTGGTCGTTTTACTGATTAGTTCACTAGCTGGTTTTGCATTTGCAAAATTCCACTTTCCAGGGAAGAATGTTTTATTTATCTTAATTTTACTTACGATGGTTATCCCGCCACAGCTGGGATTGATTCCTCAATACTATCTTGTTTCAAAGCTAGGATGGTTAGATACATTATTCGGAGCTGGAATTCTGTATCTCTTAAATCCATTGGGAATCTTTTTGATGCGCCAATATGTGTCTCAATCTGTTCCAGATGAACTGATTGAAGCTGCAAAATTAGACGGATGTTCGAATTTTAGAATCTATCGAAGTATCGTATTGCCGATTATTAAGCCAGCATTTGCGACATTAGGAATTATCGTCTTCACGCTAGTATGGGGAGAGTTCCTCTGGCAATTTACTGTGTTAAGAAGTCCAGAATCCTATACATTACAGGTTGCTCTTGCTTCTTTAAACAATGCTTATAATGTAGATTTTGGAATGCTTTTATCAGGCGTATTCTGGGCAACTATTCCTTTAATTGTTATTTTTCTTATGTTTAACAGATTGTTTATTTCAAGTATTACAGAAGGTTCCATTAAATAA
- a CDS encoding amidase family protein, which yields MIEQLQTIEQIQTALNKGEVTSKDLTMMYLDRIAKYDQAGSNINSILEVNPDALHIAESLDVERQRDGRRGPLHGVPIVVKDNIDTGDKMHTTAGSIALEHNYADEDAFLVKKLREAGAVILGKANLTEWANFMTIGMPNGYSSHGGQVLNPYGPGEFDVGGSSSGSAASVACGFVAGAIGTETSGSILSPASSNSVVGLKPTVGLISRTGIIPIAHSQDTAGPITRTVTDSAILLGELVGLDEKDPATGMSQGKFYKGYTTFLDQDGLQGARIGIDRQFLSELNEEELSLIEQAMEDMKAQGAEIIEVSLPTEERDSSVLFHEFKNGLNAYLSKCSDETHARTLSKLIQYNENNESVALKYGQKLLTMSEKKSGRLNDPEYISDRLADIEYSQKNGIDKILEEHQLDALLSANNLGAAMPAMAGYPSITVPAGYTPSEGKPVGVTLTSTAFDEAKLITLGYAYEQTRSVTWHAPQLTE from the coding sequence ATGATTGAACAGTTACAAACCATAGAACAAATTCAAACTGCCCTAAATAAAGGCGAAGTTACATCTAAAGATCTAACCATGATGTATCTTGACCGTATCGCCAAATATGATCAAGCAGGGTCCAACATTAACTCGATTCTGGAAGTGAATCCAGATGCCTTACATATAGCAGAATCATTGGATGTTGAACGTCAGCGCGATGGACGTCGTGGACCGCTTCACGGTGTTCCTATTGTTGTAAAAGATAACATCGATACTGGAGATAAAATGCACACAACAGCAGGATCCATCGCTTTAGAGCATAACTATGCTGATGAGGATGCTTTTCTTGTGAAAAAGCTTCGCGAAGCAGGAGCAGTCATTTTAGGTAAGGCGAATTTAACAGAATGGGCTAACTTTATGACGATCGGTATGCCGAATGGCTACAGTTCACATGGTGGTCAAGTGTTGAATCCATATGGACCTGGAGAGTTTGATGTCGGTGGATCTAGTTCAGGTTCAGCCGCCTCTGTCGCTTGTGGTTTTGTTGCAGGTGCAATTGGTACCGAAACAAGTGGTTCTATTTTAAGTCCGGCAAGCAGCAACTCTGTTGTAGGATTGAAGCCTACAGTGGGGTTAATTAGCCGAACAGGTATTATTCCAATCGCCCATAGCCAAGACACAGCTGGACCGATCACTCGTACCGTGACAGACTCGGCGATTTTGTTAGGGGAACTTGTTGGTTTGGATGAAAAAGATCCTGCTACTGGAATGAGCCAGGGGAAATTCTATAAAGGCTATACTACATTTCTCGATCAGGACGGCTTGCAAGGAGCTCGTATAGGAATCGATCGTCAGTTTTTATCGGAGTTGAATGAAGAGGAATTATCACTCATAGAACAAGCTATGGAAGATATGAAGGCTCAAGGTGCAGAAATCATTGAGGTTAGCTTACCTACTGAAGAACGTGATTCAAGCGTGTTGTTCCATGAGTTTAAGAATGGCTTAAATGCTTATCTGTCAAAGTGCTCAGATGAAACACATGCCCGTACACTATCTAAATTGATTCAGTATAATGAAAACAATGAAAGCGTCGCACTTAAATATGGACAAAAATTATTAACGATGTCTGAAAAGAAAAGTGGTCGCTTAAATGACCCTGAGTACATCTCAGACCGATTGGCAGATATCGAGTATTCCCAAAAGAATGGCATTGATAAGATTCTTGAAGAACATCAGTTAGATGCTCTGTTATCAGCCAATAACTTAGGAGCAGCTATGCCAGCGATGGCGGGGTATCCTTCCATTACAGTTCCTGCTGGTTATACACCTTCTGAAGGTAAGCCTGTTGGAGTGACCCTTACGAGTACAGCTTTTGACGAGGCAAAATTGATTACGTTGGGTTATGCTTACGAGCAAACAAGAAGTGTTACTTGGCATGCTCCGCAGTTGACGGAGTAG
- a CDS encoding carbohydrate ABC transporter permease, with protein sequence MELTRAKQETNTPKGKKLSEKKKDMVSGYLYIAPFFIVFAVIGLYPAVFSIVLAFQKWNGFGDMQFVGWQNFSLVLQDPLFWKSLYNTFIMGILGTAPQLLVGIVLAYFLNMAVIKFTNFFRVSIFMPYITSMVAVALVFGVFFSSNEAALANYVIGWFGIDPVNWKTSEWGAKIAISLMVFWRWVGYNTIIYLAGLQSIPKDLYEAATIDGANKVQQFFHITIPLLKPFILLTVFMSTVGAMQLFAEPTVFLGSSAFSRDEAMTVVMYLYRDAFTLNSFGTASATAVLLLIIIVIVASLNTWLTSGSKRKKGGLKNAKRS encoded by the coding sequence ATGGAACTTACCCGAGCGAAACAAGAAACCAACACACCAAAAGGGAAAAAATTATCTGAGAAGAAAAAAGATATGGTCTCAGGGTATCTGTACATAGCTCCTTTTTTCATCGTTTTCGCAGTAATTGGATTATATCCTGCCGTATTCAGTATTGTACTGGCTTTCCAGAAGTGGAATGGCTTTGGTGATATGCAATTTGTCGGATGGCAAAACTTCTCCCTAGTCTTACAAGATCCCCTTTTTTGGAAGTCATTGTATAACACATTTATTATGGGGATCCTTGGTACTGCACCTCAGTTATTAGTCGGAATTGTATTAGCTTACTTCTTAAACATGGCCGTCATTAAGTTTACAAACTTTTTTCGAGTAAGCATCTTTATGCCTTATATCACCTCAATGGTTGCTGTAGCTTTGGTGTTTGGTGTCTTCTTCAGTAGCAATGAAGCTGCGTTAGCTAACTATGTCATTGGCTGGTTTGGCATTGATCCGGTCAATTGGAAAACCTCCGAATGGGGAGCGAAAATAGCGATTTCTCTTATGGTTTTTTGGAGATGGGTTGGCTACAATACGATTATTTATTTAGCTGGTCTACAAAGTATCCCGAAAGACTTATATGAAGCAGCGACAATTGATGGGGCAAACAAAGTGCAACAATTCTTCCACATTACAATACCTTTATTAAAGCCTTTCATACTTTTAACTGTATTTATGTCTACAGTTGGAGCGATGCAGCTCTTCGCTGAGCCAACAGTTTTCTTAGGATCATCGGCCTTTTCAAGAGATGAAGCGATGACAGTCGTGATGTATTTATACAGAGATGCCTTTACCTTAAATTCCTTTGGTACAGCATCTGCGACAGCTGTTTTATTGCTGATTATTATCGTGATCGTTGCTTCTTTAAACACGTGGTTAACGTCAGGATCTAAACGAAAAAAGGGTGGGTTGAAAAATGCGAAAAGATCATAA
- a CDS encoding NUDIX hydrolase, whose product MNYVQDLRRYVGHKPLILPGAVVIMMNEHNQILLQHRTDGGWGLPGGLMELGESLEDTARREVKEETGLNIGDLTLLGVFSGEDYYLKVANGDELYSVTAVYVSYDISGEIEIDETESLEVKYFNLDSLPNDLKGEYRGFITTYIDVLVR is encoded by the coding sequence ATGAATTATGTACAAGATTTAAGACGTTATGTAGGACATAAACCGTTAATCCTTCCAGGAGCCGTCGTCATTATGATGAATGAACACAATCAAATCCTTTTACAACATCGAACAGATGGGGGCTGGGGGTTACCCGGTGGCCTCATGGAATTGGGAGAAAGCCTTGAGGATACAGCAAGAAGAGAAGTGAAAGAAGAAACGGGACTGAACATTGGAGACCTAACATTATTAGGTGTATTTTCTGGCGAAGACTATTATTTAAAAGTAGCCAATGGGGATGAGTTATACTCTGTTACGGCAGTTTATGTTTCATATGATATTTCAGGTGAGATTGAAATCGATGAAACAGAATCCTTAGAAGTAAAATATTTTAACCTAGATAGCTTACCGAATGATCTTAAAGGGGAGTACAGAGGCTTTATCACTACTTATATCGATGTTTTGGTGAGATAA
- a CDS encoding GNAT family N-acetyltransferase, which yields MNPKEFNIHNVRYSIRAAKEEDANQLSQLRLQIDGETENMDREKGEAYIDEAGFKQLIKSDREHERNLFILAAVDHNIVGFSRCEGASLKRTAHKVEFGVCVLQDYWGYGIGTNLLKESISWADASGIEKISLSVLETNKSAIKLYKKYGFEVEGVLKKDKLLSDGNYYNTIVMGRIRL from the coding sequence GTGAATCCAAAAGAATTTAACATCCATAATGTAAGGTACTCGATAAGGGCTGCAAAAGAAGAAGACGCGAACCAGTTATCCCAGCTAAGGTTACAGATCGACGGTGAAACAGAAAACATGGACCGTGAAAAAGGGGAAGCTTATATTGATGAAGCGGGCTTTAAACAGCTTATCAAAAGTGATAGAGAACATGAGCGTAATTTATTTATATTGGCAGCAGTTGATCATAATATTGTAGGTTTTTCGAGATGTGAAGGGGCTTCCCTAAAAAGAACGGCCCATAAAGTGGAATTTGGAGTCTGTGTTTTACAAGATTATTGGGGTTATGGAATAGGGACTAATCTGTTAAAAGAATCAATTAGCTGGGCAGACGCTAGCGGCATTGAAAAAATCTCATTGAGTGTCCTAGAAACCAATAAATCAGCTATCAAACTTTATAAAAAATACGGGTTTGAAGTTGAAGGTGTATTGAAGAAAGATAAGCTTTTATCAGATGGAAATTACTATAACACGATTGTGATGGGGCGTATTCGTTTATAA
- a CDS encoding CHY zinc finger protein, with protein sequence MPPHVTVKGKIVDQETRCEHYHKQEDIIAIKFYCCDTYYPCYKCHEECADHDIQRWPRDRFDEKAILCGVCKHELTINEYLKSSYTCPNCQSTFNEGCARHYSIYFEG encoded by the coding sequence ATGCCACCACATGTAACTGTTAAAGGCAAGATTGTTGACCAAGAAACTCGCTGCGAACATTACCATAAACAAGAGGATATTATTGCTATAAAATTTTATTGCTGTGATACCTATTACCCTTGCTATAAATGCCACGAAGAGTGTGCAGATCATGACATTCAACGCTGGCCTCGTGATCGTTTTGATGAAAAGGCCATTTTATGTGGAGTGTGCAAACATGAATTAACAATTAACGAATACTTGAAATCCAGCTACACATGCCCTAATTGTCAGTCGACATTTAATGAAGGTTGTGCGAGACACTACTCTATTTATTTCGAGGGATAG
- a CDS encoding MaoC family dehydratase: MRDFKKGDHFPSIDIPEITAEHISNYAEGSGDYASIHLDKNAAQEAGFDQPIAHGMWSMALGGKLVARWLSSNFQITSYYVSFIMPVMIGDSLIVQGQILDVDQGQAEIKVRGINQREETVIKGKMIVKGWQDEKASG, from the coding sequence ATGAGAGATTTCAAAAAAGGGGACCACTTTCCATCGATAGATATTCCGGAAATCACAGCTGAGCACATATCCAACTATGCGGAAGGTTCAGGAGATTATGCCTCTATTCACCTAGACAAAAACGCTGCCCAAGAAGCTGGATTTGATCAACCGATCGCTCACGGTATGTGGTCCATGGCGCTAGGAGGAAAGCTCGTGGCTAGATGGCTCTCGTCAAACTTTCAAATAACCTCTTACTATGTATCTTTTATAATGCCAGTCATGATTGGCGATTCCCTTATTGTGCAAGGGCAGATATTAGATGTTGATCAAGGACAAGCAGAGATCAAAGTCAGAGGCATAAATCAACGAGAAGAAACAGTGATAAAAGGAAAAATGATCGTGAAAGGGTGGCAAGATGAAAAAGCTTCAGGGTGA
- a CDS encoding MaoC family dehydratase N-terminal domain-containing protein gives MEKWKDAQTDRIPITITRDEVRRFAKGVIEENLIYFDEEKAREQGFEDLPLPVTMPVTFWHYFSIPWLKEVSEPLIHGKQGFEYHHPLICNHTYQGQLILNDVYEKTGSKGTMIFLEHTLNLYSQEELHAEVFTTLILFKKEGV, from the coding sequence ATGGAAAAGTGGAAAGACGCACAAACCGATCGGATTCCCATAACCATAACAAGAGATGAAGTGAGACGTTTTGCAAAAGGGGTTATTGAGGAGAATCTCATCTATTTTGATGAGGAGAAAGCAAGAGAGCAAGGGTTTGAAGACCTTCCACTTCCCGTTACTATGCCTGTGACATTCTGGCACTATTTTTCAATCCCTTGGCTCAAAGAAGTGAGTGAACCTCTTATTCACGGTAAACAAGGTTTTGAATACCATCATCCTTTAATCTGTAACCATACCTATCAAGGTCAACTCATATTAAACGATGTTTATGAAAAAACGGGCTCAAAAGGAACGATGATCTTTCTTGAACACACGTTGAATCTTTATTCTCAAGAGGAACTCCATGCTGAAGTGTTCACCACATTGATTTTGTTTAAGAAGGAGGGGGTTTAA